A window of the Flavobacterium sangjuense genome harbors these coding sequences:
- a CDS encoding LysE family transporter — protein sequence MQFFLPLVLGFCIAFLAVILPGLINMTAAKISTQEGKNEALSFAVGAAVIIFFQTFIAVLFARFISVHQEIVSTLQEIGIFVFTLLSIYFFWIAKKPKKIKTDSTVKGKSNRFFLGMLLSTLNLLPIPFYVFASMSLSASGYFSFDKIPVSSFVIGVVCGSFTVFYIYIVAFKKIEKKTEFLMRNINTIIGSVTTFMAVVTLLKLLYN from the coding sequence ATGCAGTTTTTTTTACCACTTGTTTTAGGGTTTTGCATTGCTTTTCTGGCGGTTATTCTTCCGGGTTTAATCAATATGACAGCAGCAAAAATCAGTACGCAGGAAGGTAAAAATGAAGCTTTAAGTTTTGCTGTTGGCGCAGCGGTAATCATATTTTTTCAAACTTTTATCGCGGTATTATTTGCCCGATTTATCAGCGTTCATCAGGAAATTGTTTCCACACTTCAGGAAATTGGCATTTTTGTTTTTACATTGCTAAGTATCTATTTTTTCTGGATTGCCAAAAAACCAAAGAAAATCAAAACAGACAGCACAGTCAAAGGAAAATCGAACCGTTTCTTTTTGGGAATGCTGTTATCAACTTTGAATTTATTACCCATTCCATTCTATGTTTTTGCGAGCATGAGTTTGTCAGCCTCGGGCTATTTTAGTTTTGATAAAATTCCGGTTTCATCTTTTGTGATTGGCGTTGTCTGTGGCTCGTTTACTGTTTTTTACATCTACATCGTAGCCTTTAAAAAAATTGAAAAGAAGACTGAATTCCTGATGCGAAACATCAATACTATCATCGGCTCGGTAACTACTTTTATGGCTGTTGTGACACTTTTAAAATTGCTGTATAACTAA
- a CDS encoding MGMT family protein, with protein MEANFFERVYAIARQIPEGKVTSYGAIAKALGTARSARMVGWAMNASHNMEDVPAHRVVNRKGLLSGKHHFDGTNLMQQLLENEGIKVIDNQIVDFEKHFWQPEITK; from the coding sequence ATGGAAGCTAATTTTTTTGAACGGGTTTATGCCATCGCACGCCAAATTCCGGAAGGTAAAGTAACTTCTTATGGTGCTATTGCCAAAGCTTTAGGAACAGCACGCTCTGCGCGAATGGTTGGCTGGGCAATGAATGCATCGCACAATATGGAAGACGTCCCGGCGCATCGAGTGGTCAACAGAAAAGGCTTGCTATCGGGAAAACATCATTTTGACGGAACCAATTTGATGCAGCAATTATTAGAAAACGAGGGCATCAAAGTAATCGATAATCAAATCGTTGATTTTGAAAAGCATTTTTGGCAGCCAGAAATCACTAAATAA
- a CDS encoding Mrp/NBP35 family ATP-binding protein, translating to MKLDRKEILSALETITIAGEGKNMVESGAVKNVLTFGNEVVVELVIATPAMHIKKRAEDDIKKLIHEKFSPDAVVKVNIKVEAPTQNPNEIKGKAIPGISSIIAVASGKGGVGKSTVTANLAVTLAKMGFKVGVLDADIYGPSMPIMFDVENEKPISVEVDGKSKMKPVESYEIKILSIGFFTAPSQAVIWRGPMASKALNQMIFDADWGQLDFMLIDLPPGTGDIHLSIMQSLPITGAVVVSTPQAVALADAKKGVSMFLSDSINVPVLGIIENMAYFTPEELPNNKYYIFGKEGAKNLAEDLQVPFLGEVPLVQSIREAGDYGRPAALQTASVIERVFEEITRNVVQETVNRNESLPPTEAIKITTMAGCSAVKGK from the coding sequence ATGAAATTAGACAGAAAAGAAATCCTTTCAGCATTGGAAACAATAACCATTGCCGGCGAAGGAAAAAATATGGTTGAAAGCGGTGCGGTAAAAAACGTACTGACTTTTGGCAACGAAGTGGTGGTTGAATTAGTCATTGCAACACCTGCGATGCACATTAAAAAACGTGCAGAAGACGATATTAAAAAGTTAATCCACGAAAAATTTTCACCTGACGCTGTGGTGAAAGTGAATATCAAAGTGGAAGCGCCAACTCAAAATCCGAACGAAATCAAAGGAAAAGCAATTCCGGGAATCAGCAGTATCATTGCTGTAGCTTCAGGAAAAGGCGGTGTTGGTAAATCAACGGTAACGGCAAATTTAGCAGTGACTTTAGCCAAAATGGGTTTCAAAGTCGGGGTTTTAGATGCTGATATTTACGGGCCAAGTATGCCAATCATGTTTGATGTGGAAAATGAAAAACCAATTTCGGTTGAGGTTGACGGCAAATCAAAAATGAAACCTGTAGAAAGCTATGAGATAAAAATTCTTTCAATAGGATTCTTTACGGCGCCAAGCCAGGCTGTTATTTGGCGTGGACCAATGGCATCCAAAGCTTTAAACCAAATGATATTTGACGCTGACTGGGGACAATTGGATTTCATGCTAATCGATTTACCACCGGGAACAGGCGATATTCATTTGTCAATCATGCAATCGTTGCCAATTACAGGAGCTGTTGTTGTGAGTACACCACAAGCCGTTGCTTTGGCTGATGCCAAAAAAGGAGTTTCGATGTTTTTATCAGACAGCATCAACGTTCCGGTTTTGGGAATCATAGAAAATATGGCCTACTTCACTCCTGAAGAATTGCCAAATAATAAATATTACATCTTCGGAAAAGAAGGAGCCAAAAACCTGGCTGAAGATTTACAAGTGCCTTTTTTAGGTGAAGTTCCGTTAGTGCAAAGCATACGCGAAGCCGGAGATTATGGTCGCCCTGCAGCCTTGCAAACCGCATCGGTAATCGAAAGAGTTTTTGAAGAAATTACAAGAAATGTGGTTCAGGAAACGGTAAACAGAAACGAAAGTTTACCACCAACAGAAGCAATCAAAATAACAACTATGGCTGGTTGCTCAGCCGTTAAAGGGAAATAA
- a CDS encoding NifU family protein produces the protein MNTEELTLNIEKALDEIRPFLNSDGGDIKLVSIEDEKHVKVRLEGACTGCSLSMSTMKAGVETTIKKYAPQIETVVNIA, from the coding sequence ATGAACACAGAAGAATTAACCTTAAACATCGAAAAGGCGTTAGACGAAATCAGACCATTTCTGAATTCAGATGGTGGTGATATCAAATTGGTTTCTATCGAAGATGAAAAACACGTAAAAGTGCGTCTCGAAGGAGCATGCACTGGATGTAGTTTGAGCATGAGCACGATGAAAGCCGGAGTGGAAACTACTATTAAAAAGTACGCACCGCAAATAGAAACAGTTGTAAATATCGCGTAG
- a CDS encoding NAD(P)/FAD-dependent oxidoreductase gives MIETDILIIGAGPTGLFAVFEAGLLKLKCHLIDALPQIGGQLSELYPKKPIYDIPGFPEVLAGDLVSNLMEQIKQFQPGFTLGETAETIEKLEDGTFIVITNKGTKHHAKAVAIAGGLGTFEPRKPILKDLEFYEQNDRGVDYFIKDPEKYRDKNVVISGGGDSALDWSIFLSNVAASVTLVHRRNEFRGALDSVEKVQELKDSGKIKLVTPAEVIGFKGSERIESVDIEINGARMNVVTDYFIPLFGLTPKLGAIANWGLEIEKNAIKVNNALDYQTNIDGIYAIGDVNTYPGKLKLILCGFHEATLMCQSVYNRINPGKKYVLKYTTVSGVDGFDGTRKEAEKAVVKSID, from the coding sequence ATGATCGAAACAGATATACTAATAATCGGAGCCGGACCAACAGGACTTTTTGCTGTTTTTGAAGCGGGATTATTAAAACTTAAATGCCATCTTATTGACGCTTTGCCACAAATTGGCGGGCAGCTTTCCGAATTATATCCAAAAAAACCCATCTATGATATTCCGGGTTTCCCTGAAGTTTTAGCCGGAGATTTGGTTTCCAATTTAATGGAACAAATTAAACAATTCCAACCTGGATTTACATTAGGAGAAACAGCCGAAACTATTGAGAAGTTAGAAGACGGAACTTTCATCGTTATCACTAATAAAGGGACAAAACATCACGCCAAAGCGGTTGCTATTGCTGGTGGATTGGGAACTTTTGAGCCAAGAAAACCTATTCTTAAGGATTTAGAATTCTACGAACAAAACGATAGAGGTGTAGATTATTTTATAAAAGATCCGGAAAAATACAGAGACAAAAATGTTGTGATTTCAGGTGGTGGCGATTCGGCGCTGGATTGGAGTATTTTCCTTTCTAATGTGGCAGCTTCCGTGACTTTGGTTCACCGAAGAAATGAATTTCGTGGCGCTTTAGACTCAGTAGAAAAAGTGCAGGAATTGAAAGATTCAGGAAAAATCAAATTAGTAACACCAGCCGAAGTTATTGGTTTCAAAGGTTCGGAACGGATTGAATCGGTTGACATTGAAATCAACGGAGCTCGTATGAATGTGGTTACGGACTATTTTATTCCGCTTTTTGGATTAACACCAAAGCTTGGCGCAATAGCGAATTGGGGTTTAGAAATAGAAAAAAATGCTATTAAAGTAAACAATGCTTTAGATTATCAAACCAACATCGATGGGATTTATGCCATTGGCGATGTGAATACGTATCCAGGAAAATTAAAGCTTATTTTGTGTGGTTTCCACGAGGCGACCTTAATGTGCCAAAGTGTATACAACCGAATTAATCCAGGAAAAAAATATGTGTTGAAATACACTACTGTTTCCGGAGTTGATGGTTTTGACGGAACACGAAAGGAAGCTGAAAAAGCTGTAGTAAAATCGATAGACTAA
- a CDS encoding 2Fe-2S iron-sulfur cluster-binding family protein, with translation MSQDVTIKITDRNGVTHEVQAPTDMNMNIMELIRAYELAEEGTIGICGGMAMCASCQCYVLNEVISLERNPDEEAMLWEAYHVKENSRLGCQIPITEAIDGLEIEIAPEQ, from the coding sequence ATGTCACAAGACGTAACCATAAAAATTACCGACCGTAATGGTGTGACTCACGAAGTGCAGGCACCAACAGATATGAACATGAATATCATGGAACTTATTCGTGCCTATGAACTTGCCGAAGAAGGAACTATTGGTATTTGTGGTGGTATGGCAATGTGTGCCTCGTGTCAGTGTTATGTTTTGAATGAAGTTATTTCATTGGAAAGAAATCCCGATGAAGAAGCCATGCTTTGGGAAGCGTATCACGTCAAAGAAAACAGCCGCTTGGGTTGTCAAATACCAATAACAGAAGCCATAGATGGATTGGAAATAGAAATTGCTCCTGAGCAATAA
- a CDS encoding T9SS type A sorting domain-containing protein: protein MKAIRIILLLFIIQPTFSQSNWPSVAWNSATNLTATMSSSGIDEASGLYWNKDTNRLYLVQNSGRVRILQYNSGTNSFSQIGNKSISGGPEGITMANNTENAFYTIDENNYEIRKYTHTSDFGTVTQSKSWDLLQSPSTMTDTGNTGPEGICFIADTFLTHANFISQTTGLPYVSQKGMGGLLFIAHQNGGYVWVFDVNPNVNNDFAFVGKYKTNRSESCDLSFDGSTGLLYILHNTGDNTLEAVTLASSIVSSERKLNMTNEYFLPAPSGNTNIEGFAITENCPSSNTVSAWVCRDASSSESSTILTDALRWFSPVTTGFDCNSLATAQNQYGKTVSVYPNPVGNILQIQAANFMGAKFDIYNVLGEKIMTQSNSGTAIDVSNLKQGFYFLFLSNDNETAKITFIKK, encoded by the coding sequence ATGAAAGCCATCCGAATAATTCTTTTATTATTTATAATACAACCTACATTTTCACAAAGTAATTGGCCATCTGTTGCTTGGAACTCTGCCACTAATTTAACAGCTACAATGAGTTCATCAGGAATTGATGAAGCTAGTGGATTGTATTGGAATAAGGATACGAATCGTTTGTATCTGGTTCAGAATAGTGGTCGCGTTAGAATATTACAGTATAATTCGGGTACAAATTCCTTTTCCCAAATTGGTAACAAATCTATTTCAGGTGGACCGGAAGGAATTACGATGGCAAATAATACTGAGAATGCATTTTATACTATTGATGAAAATAATTATGAAATCAGAAAATATACGCACACGAGTGATTTTGGGACAGTTACTCAATCCAAAAGCTGGGATTTATTACAATCTCCATCAACAATGACTGACACAGGAAATACCGGACCCGAAGGCATTTGTTTTATTGCCGATACTTTTTTGACACATGCAAATTTTATCAGTCAGACAACCGGTTTACCTTATGTTTCACAAAAAGGAATGGGCGGATTATTATTTATCGCACATCAAAATGGAGGCTATGTATGGGTTTTTGATGTCAATCCAAACGTTAATAATGATTTTGCCTTTGTTGGAAAATACAAAACAAACAGAAGCGAAAGTTGTGATTTGTCATTTGATGGATCAACCGGATTATTGTATATTTTGCATAATACCGGCGACAATACTCTTGAAGCTGTAACGTTGGCTTCTTCAATAGTCAGCTCAGAACGAAAATTAAACATGACTAATGAGTATTTTCTTCCTGCTCCATCCGGAAATACAAATATTGAAGGTTTTGCCATTACGGAAAATTGTCCTTCGAGCAATACAGTCAGTGCGTGGGTTTGCAGAGATGCATCAAGTTCGGAAAGCAGTACAATATTAACCGATGCACTGCGATGGTTTTCACCGGTAACAACTGGTTTCGATTGTAATTCACTTGCAACAGCTCAAAATCAGTATGGTAAAACAGTTAGTGTTTATCCAAATCCGGTTGGGAACATTTTACAAATTCAGGCGGCTAATTTTATGGGAGCAAAATTCGACATCTACAATGTTCTAGGCGAAAAAATTATGACTCAATCCAATTCAGGAACAGCTATAGATGTGTCAAATTTAAAGCAGGGATTTTATTTCTTATTTTTATCTAACGATAACGAAACCGCTAAAATAACTTTCATCAAAAAATAG
- a CDS encoding SGNH/GDSL hydrolase family protein, whose protein sequence is MKLILKIVFLSIIGLFFQSCSTDSAIVISPKNYKYLALGDSYTIGQSVCETCRFPVQLKDSIGKYLNTNDTFQVKIIATTGWTTTNLKSAIAAENPTNDYDLVTLLIGVNNQYQHKPFSLYEQEFPELVNTAIQKAKGDKNNVIVVSIPDYAFTPFGNGNTTISTEIDNYNAFAENYCNANAITFINITDITRLGLVQRELVANDGLHPSSIAYAKFVERLLPAARTKIAD, encoded by the coding sequence ATGAAACTCATTCTAAAAATAGTATTTCTCAGCATAATTGGACTATTTTTTCAAAGTTGCAGCACTGACAGTGCCATTGTAATTTCTCCAAAAAACTACAAATACTTAGCACTTGGTGACAGTTATACTATTGGTCAGAGCGTATGCGAAACCTGTCGCTTTCCAGTGCAGTTAAAAGACAGTATTGGGAAATATTTAAATACAAACGACACTTTTCAGGTCAAAATTATTGCAACAACAGGCTGGACAACAACCAATTTAAAATCGGCAATTGCTGCTGAAAATCCAACCAATGATTATGATTTGGTGACCCTTTTAATTGGTGTTAACAATCAATACCAGCACAAACCTTTCAGTCTATACGAACAAGAATTTCCAGAGTTGGTAAACACTGCGATTCAAAAAGCAAAAGGGGATAAAAATAATGTGATTGTCGTTTCGATTCCGGATTATGCTTTTACCCCTTTCGGAAATGGGAATACAACAATTTCGACTGAGATAGACAACTATAATGCGTTTGCCGAAAATTACTGCAACGCTAATGCTATAACCTTTATCAATATTACTGATATTACAAGATTAGGATTAGTTCAACGAGAATTAGTGGCTAATGATGGCTTACATCCTTCGTCAATAGCTTATGCAAAATTTGTTGAGCGTCTTTTACCCGCAGCCAGAACTAAAATCGCTGATTAA
- a CDS encoding DUF3050 domain-containing protein, with amino-acid sequence MNISIINQKIQLQKDILLQHPLYEKVKTIDDLHQFLECHVYAVWDFMSLLKALQNKLTCTTTPWFASQNPETRYLINEIVLAEESDLTMDGKRLSHFEMYVDAMKDCGAQTAELESFLENINDTKNVFIAIKKSDLHPKIKAFLDFTFRIIEEGKTHRIASAFTFGREDLIPNMFTEILKSFQQNLPETDLSKLIYYFERHIELDADEHGPMAMQMITELCREDEHKWKEVEEVSILALEKRIGLWDAIEEKIEAKLELA; translated from the coding sequence ATGAACATTTCTATCATCAACCAGAAAATCCAATTACAAAAAGATATTTTATTGCAGCATCCGCTTTACGAAAAAGTAAAGACGATAGATGATTTGCATCAGTTTTTGGAATGTCATGTCTATGCCGTTTGGGATTTTATGTCGTTACTTAAGGCTTTACAAAACAAACTTACCTGCACAACAACTCCATGGTTTGCTTCCCAAAATCCGGAAACACGTTATTTAATAAATGAAATTGTCTTGGCTGAAGAAAGTGATTTGACTATGGACGGAAAACGTTTAAGCCATTTTGAAATGTATGTAGACGCTATGAAAGATTGTGGTGCCCAAACTGCAGAATTAGAATCTTTTTTGGAAAATATAAATGATACCAAAAATGTATTTATCGCCATAAAAAAAAGTGATTTACATCCAAAAATAAAAGCTTTTTTAGACTTCACTTTTCGTATTATCGAAGAAGGGAAAACACATAGAATCGCCTCTGCATTTACCTTTGGAAGAGAAGATTTGATTCCGAATATGTTTACTGAAATCCTAAAAAGTTTCCAGCAGAATTTGCCTGAAACTGATTTGTCAAAACTGATTTATTATTTTGAAAGACATATCGAATTAGATGCCGACGAACATGGTCCGATGGCAATGCAAATGATTACAGAACTTTGTAGAGAAGATGAGCACAAATGGAAAGAAGTTGAAGAAGTCTCCATTTTGGCTCTTGAAAAAAGAATCGGGCTTTGGGATGCTATAGAAGAAAAAATTGAAGCAAAATTAGAGTTAGCATAA
- a CDS encoding acyl-CoA dehydrogenase family protein, whose product MKPDLFQAPDYYNLDDLLTEEHKLVRDSARAWVKREVSPIIEDYAQRAEFPKQIIKGLGEIGGFGPYIPEEYGGAGLDQISYGLIMQEIERGDSGVRSTSSVQSSLVMYPIWKFGTEEQRQKYLPKLATGEFMGCFGLTEPDHGSNPSGMTTNYKDMGNHYLLNGAKMWISNAPFADIAVVWAKNEEGRIHGLIVERGMEGFTTPETHNKWSLRASATGELIFDNVKVPKENLMPGKSGLGAPMQCLDSARYGIAWGAIGAAMDCYDTALRYAKERIQFGKPIASFQLQQKKLAEMITEITKAQLLTWRLGVLRNEGKATTAQISMAKRNNVDMAIHIAREARQMLGGMGITGEYSIMRHSMNLESVITYEGTHDIHLLITGADITGIPAFK is encoded by the coding sequence ATGAAACCAGATTTATTTCAAGCTCCGGATTACTACAATTTAGATGATTTATTAACGGAAGAACACAAATTAGTGCGTGATTCGGCTCGTGCATGGGTAAAACGCGAAGTGTCTCCAATCATTGAAGACTATGCGCAACGCGCGGAATTTCCGAAGCAAATCATCAAAGGTTTGGGTGAAATTGGTGGATTTGGGCCTTACATTCCTGAAGAATATGGCGGTGCTGGTTTGGATCAGATTTCGTATGGTTTGATTATGCAGGAAATTGAAAGAGGAGATTCTGGTGTGCGTTCTACCTCATCGGTACAATCGTCATTGGTAATGTATCCTATTTGGAAATTCGGAACCGAAGAACAACGTCAAAAATATTTACCAAAATTAGCCACTGGAGAATTTATGGGATGTTTCGGATTAACCGAGCCAGACCACGGTTCAAACCCTTCCGGGATGACAACCAATTACAAAGATATGGGCAATCATTATTTGTTAAATGGTGCTAAAATGTGGATTTCAAATGCGCCATTTGCAGATATTGCAGTGGTTTGGGCAAAAAATGAAGAAGGAAGAATTCACGGTTTGATTGTTGAGCGCGGTATGGAAGGATTTACAACTCCGGAAACCCATAACAAATGGTCACTTCGTGCTTCGGCAACCGGGGAATTGATTTTTGACAACGTAAAAGTCCCAAAAGAAAACCTTATGCCGGGGAAATCCGGATTGGGTGCACCAATGCAGTGTTTGGATTCCGCTCGTTACGGAATTGCCTGGGGCGCAATTGGAGCAGCAATGGATTGTTATGACACGGCTTTGCGTTATGCAAAAGAAAGAATTCAGTTTGGCAAACCTATAGCCTCATTTCAATTACAACAAAAGAAATTGGCTGAAATGATTACCGAAATCACTAAAGCGCAATTACTAACCTGGAGACTTGGTGTTTTGAGAAACGAAGGAAAAGCAACAACAGCTCAAATCTCGATGGCAAAAAGAAATAACGTTGACATGGCAATTCATATTGCCCGTGAAGCACGTCAAATGCTAGGTGGAATGGGAATCACCGGAGAATATTCAATCATGCGTCACAGCATGAACTTAGAATCTGTAATTACTTATGAAGGCACTCACGATATTCATTTGTTGATTACCGGTGCGGATATTACAGGAATTCCGGCTTTCAAATAA
- a CDS encoding tRNA1(Val) (adenine(37)-N6)-methyltransferase: MFQFKKFTVQQDKCAMKIGTDGVLLGAWCPIDNHPFSILDIGAGTGILSLMLAQRSSAEQIDAIEIDENAFEQCVENFETSPWGDRLFCFHAGLDEFMDEPEEQYDIIISNPPFYTEDYKTENEQRDLARFAEAMPFEDLVEAAHLLLSENGIFSVIIPFKEEEKFISLANHFELYPFKITRVKGTPTTEIKRSLLAFSRIKKEPSIDELIIETARHQYTEDYIALTKDFYLKM; the protein is encoded by the coding sequence ATGTTCCAATTCAAAAAATTTACCGTTCAACAAGACAAATGTGCAATGAAAATTGGCACCGATGGTGTTTTGCTTGGTGCTTGGTGCCCAATTGATAATCATCCTTTTTCCATTTTGGATATTGGTGCCGGAACCGGCATTTTATCCTTGATGTTAGCGCAACGAAGTTCAGCCGAGCAAATTGACGCTATCGAAATTGACGAGAATGCTTTCGAACAATGCGTAGAAAATTTTGAAACTTCACCCTGGGGCGACAGACTGTTTTGTTTTCATGCCGGTTTGGACGAATTTATGGATGAACCTGAAGAGCAGTACGACATTATTATTTCCAATCCGCCATTTTATACTGAAGATTATAAAACCGAAAATGAACAACGGGATTTAGCTCGATTTGCAGAGGCGATGCCTTTTGAAGATTTAGTTGAAGCCGCTCATTTATTACTTTCAGAAAACGGAATCTTCTCGGTTATTATTCCGTTTAAAGAAGAAGAGAAATTCATCTCTTTAGCCAACCATTTCGAATTATATCCTTTTAAAATTACTCGTGTAAAAGGAACACCAACTACCGAAATCAAGAGAAGTTTGCTCGCTTTTTCCAGAATTAAAAAAGAACCTTCAATTGACGAATTGATTATTGAAACTGCACGTCATCAATATACCGAAGACTACATTGCCTTGACTAAGGATTTTTATTTAAAGATGTAA
- the rimM gene encoding ribosome maturation factor RimM (Essential for efficient processing of 16S rRNA) produces the protein MRKEDCFYLGKIAKKFSFKGEVLIYLDTDEPELYENMESVFVEFNKNLVPFFIENGSLHKNDFLRVQFEDVDTEAEADTLLGCEVYLPLSMLPKLEGNQFYFHEVIGFEIEDKRLGVFGKIVSINDTTAQPLFEVVNGSVEILIPMIDQFLVKIDRENKKVVMDLPEGLVEMYL, from the coding sequence ATGCGTAAAGAAGATTGTTTCTATTTAGGTAAGATTGCAAAAAAATTTAGTTTCAAAGGGGAAGTACTTATCTATTTGGATACAGACGAACCCGAATTATATGAAAATATGGAATCAGTATTTGTTGAGTTCAACAAAAATCTGGTTCCATTTTTTATTGAAAACGGTTCACTGCACAAAAATGATTTTCTTCGTGTGCAATTTGAAGATGTTGATACCGAAGCTGAAGCAGACACGCTTTTAGGATGCGAAGTTTACCTTCCTTTATCTATGTTGCCAAAACTTGAAGGAAACCAGTTTTATTTTCATGAAGTCATTGGGTTTGAAATTGAAGACAAACGCTTGGGTGTATTCGGAAAAATCGTATCCATTAACGACACTACTGCCCAACCTTTATTTGAAGTTGTAAACGGAAGTGTTGAAATTCTTATCCCGATGATTGACCAATTTCTGGTAAAAATTGACCGCGAGAACAAAAAAGTCGTGATGGATTTACCGGAAGGCTTGGTTGAAATGTATCTTTAG
- a CDS encoding DUF6252 family protein: protein MKRFLSLFIIAVAFSSCQEDVKFNNPGFQGLKDDVFWRANDARAYVDASGKLSIEALTAYETVTLNTSSANVGTYILGTTNVNNSATYSSNLNDIELEYATIAVPGPVGMVSISNGGTGYSSGTAVATTGGTGSGLTVNTTVNASGVVTAVTISSRGSGYMAGDLVTVAGGNVNCKVRVTNVQNSNGEIKITEYDQVNFTISGTFKFNAANSNGSSGNPILNFQHGEFYKIRIWPSI, encoded by the coding sequence ATGAAAAGATTTTTGTCCCTATTTATTATTGCTGTGGCTTTTTCTTCTTGCCAAGAAGATGTAAAATTTAATAATCCTGGTTTTCAAGGGTTAAAAGATGATGTTTTTTGGAGAGCCAATGACGCAAGAGCTTATGTTGATGCATCAGGAAAATTAAGCATTGAAGCGCTTACAGCATATGAAACAGTTACTTTGAACACAAGTAGCGCTAATGTTGGCACCTATATTTTAGGTACTACAAATGTTAATAATTCGGCAACCTATTCTTCAAACTTAAATGATATAGAACTGGAGTATGCAACCATTGCAGTTCCCGGTCCTGTGGGAATGGTAAGTATATCTAATGGTGGAACAGGCTATAGCAGTGGAACAGCTGTTGCTACAACCGGAGGAACAGGGAGCGGATTAACAGTTAATACTACTGTCAATGCTTCAGGAGTTGTTACTGCCGTAACTATTTCTTCTCGCGGTAGTGGCTATATGGCAGGTGATTTAGTTACTGTGGCCGGCGGAAATGTTAATTGCAAAGTTAGAGTTACGAATGTTCAAAACAGTAATGGTGAAATTAAAATTACCGAATACGATCAGGTGAATTTCACTATTTCAGGAACATTTAAATTTAATGCAGCCAATTCAAACGGAAGTTCTGGCAACCCAATACTGAATTTCCAGCATGGTGAATTCTATAAAATACGGATTTGGCCATCAATATAA
- a CDS encoding RNA recognition motif domain-containing protein, with amino-acid sequence MNIFVGSLPFSIDEADLRESFEAYGTVDSVKIITDKFTGRSKGFGFVEMSNDDEAQKAIDELNGATVEGRTIVVNKSEPKPEGERRSFNNNRSGGGYSGGGNSRGGGDRGRY; translated from the coding sequence ATGAATATTTTTGTTGGAAGTCTTCCGTTCAGTATTGACGAAGCAGATTTAAGAGAGTCTTTTGAGGCTTATGGAACAGTTGACTCTGTTAAAATTATTACTGATAAATTTACTGGAAGAAGTAAAGGATTTGGTTTTGTTGAAATGTCTAATGATGACGAAGCTCAAAAAGCTATCGACGAATTAAACGGTGCAACAGTTGAAGGACGTACTATCGTAGTTAACAAATCGGAGCCAAAACCGGAAGGAGAAAGAAGATCATTCAATAACAACCGTTCAGGTGGTGGTTATAGCGGTGGTGGAAACTCTCGCGGTGGTGGAGACAGAGGAAGATACTAG